The following coding sequences lie in one Rutidosis leptorrhynchoides isolate AG116_Rl617_1_P2 chromosome 6, CSIRO_AGI_Rlap_v1, whole genome shotgun sequence genomic window:
- the LOC139852113 gene encoding auxin-responsive protein SAUR21-like, translating into MAICVPRIIQAKKTLLRSFSNGSNISTPMDIPKGHFAVYVGEQEKKRFVVPVSVLSQPMFQELLHQTEEEYGYNHPMGGLTIPFSEDMFINLVSRLGAL; encoded by the coding sequence TATTTGTGTGCCTCGGATTATTCAAGCAAAGAAAACTCTTCTTAGATCATTCTCAAACGGAAGCAACATATCGACGCCTATGGACATCCCGAAAGGCCATTTTGCTGTTTATGTTGGGGAACAGGAGAAGAAGCGATTTGTGGTACCTGTATCGGTACTAAGCCAACCTATGTTTCAAGAATTACTACATCAGACAGAGGAAGAGTACGGGTACAACCATCCAATGGGTGGCCTCACAATTCCGTTTAGTGAAGACATGTTTATTAACCTTGTTTCTCGTTTGGGTGCCTTATGA